A section of the Sus scrofa isolate TJ Tabasco breed Duroc unplaced genomic scaffold, Sscrofa11.1 Contig1734, whole genome shotgun sequence genome encodes:
- the LOC110258257 gene encoding olfactory receptor 10AG1-like yields MGNKLKPENSNITTIMEFVLLGFSDIPNLQWILFGIFSVIYLTILMCNSVIILITRIDSTLHIPMYFFLNNFSFLEICYVTVTIPRMLMDILTQKGHISFIACATQMCFVLMFGGSECLLLTVMAYERYVAICNPLHYCLVMNHKVCVQLVTASWLSVVPVVIGQTWQIFSLPFCGSNTINHFFCDLPPIFKLACGDTFVNEIAVYAVAVVFIMVPFLLIGVSYGHIISNILKLSSARGRAKAFSTCSSHLTVVVLFYGTASITYLQPKPNQAEGTGKLISLFYTVLIPTLNPIIYTLRNKDIMVALRKLLTKLLT; encoded by the coding sequence ATGGGGaacaaattaaaaccagaaaactCAAACATCACTACAATAATGGAATTTGTTCTCTTGGGTTTTTCCGATATTCCCAATCTCCAGTGGATCCTTTTCGGGATATTTTCAGTCATCTACCTGACCATCCTGATGTGCAATAGCGTCATAATACTGATAACAAGAATTGACTCCACTCTCCATAtccccatgtatttttttctcaacaatttttcctttttagaaatctGTTATGTAACAGTAACTATCCCAAGGATGCTCATGGACATTTTGACCCAGAAAGGACACATTTCTTTCATTGCTTGTGCTACACAAATGTGTTTCGTCCTCATGTTTGGAGGCTCAGAGTGTCTGCTTCTGACCGTGATGGCCTATGAGCGCTATGTGGCCATTTGTAACCCTCTTCACTACTGTCTCGTCATGAATCACAAGGTCTGTGTCCAGCTGGTCACTGCTTCCTGGCTCAGTGTGGTTCCTGTCGTAATTGGGCAAACATGGCAGATTTTCTCTCTGCCCTTTTGTGGGTCCAATACAattaatcatttcttctgtgacctcccCCCAATATTCAAGCTTGCTTGTGGGGACACATTTGTGAATGAGATAGCAGTCTATGCAGTTGCTGTGGTGTTTATTATGGTTCCGTTTCTGTTGATCGGTGTCTCCTATGGCCACATTATCTCCAACATTCTGAAACTGTCATCAGCCAGAGGAAGGGctaaagccttctccacctgctcctcccacctgACTGTTGTGGTTTTATTCTATGGAACAGCAAGCATCACTTATTTGCAACCCAAACCAAATCAAGCCGAAGGGACTGGGAAACTGATTTCTCTTTTCTACACTGTTTTGATCCCAACCTTGAATCCCATTATATATactctgaggaacaaagacatcaTGGTGGCACTGAGAAAACTACTAACTAAGTTATTAACCTGA